A genomic window from Vitis riparia cultivar Riparia Gloire de Montpellier isolate 1030 chromosome 18, EGFV_Vit.rip_1.0, whole genome shotgun sequence includes:
- the LOC117906034 gene encoding disease resistance protein RPV1-like encodes MASTSTKTSSSSSNLPHKYDVFLSFRGEDTRTNFVDHLYAGLVANGFHTFRDDEQLERGGEIASQLLDAIEESRVFIVVFSENYADSRWCLNELLAIIDTMARDVSKIVLPIFYHVNPSDVRHQRGSYATRHTSPVEDADDDEVAMIEDWKYALTEVANFSGYPVDPNTHEFQLLENIISEISSRINRGPLHVGTNLVGVDIRLNEIKKLMSIKSKDVPEDVPEDVLMVGICGLDGVGKSTMAKLIYNELCDEFKSKSFLDKVGDVSKGPHGLLDLQQQLLCDISPRGEQKISTLDQGIRVLQRKLRCEKVLLVIDGVNAKEQLEKLAGGHDWFAEGSRIFITSRDKSLLEHKVDKLYELPELNRCEALELFSWHALGRSFPNVDFYNISRHFVEYCQGLPLALKVLGNFLCNKQHNEWERELSNLDKEPNVEILDVFKVSFDGLPLTSKAIFLDIACFFKGEYKDFIIKILKSHDFDAEGGIRFLQNRCLLTISNGKVGMHNLIQKLGHKIVRDESLRDKGIRSRLWHHIDVQDVLEERMKGTKSIEGIFLDLLKLDNINLSTQAMTDMTLLRLLKIFLGSEVVSGEEDCKVSITSDFKFPSGNLCYLYWHGYPLNSLPSNFDPAKLVELNMPYSNIRKFGLGKMVSNLTAIILSHSKDLAMVSNFSSTPNLEKLILEGCTSLREIDPSIGDLERLGLLDLKECKSLGSLPDSICNLKSLKTLYLSGCSELNGLPKDLGNMTHLTELYANRTATGAPPSPIRRIREFLIRPFSGLQGERAYPSLSSLPGLSLLRELDLSDCYWWDAEIPDDFWRLYSLEKLNLSGNPITIMPASIKELSRLKVLVLGRCKRLQSLPKLPPSLQELDAHECVSLSYVVEVSLSLSLSLSL; translated from the exons ATGGCTTCAACCAGTACCAAAACCTCGTCCTCTTCTTCCAATCTCCCACACAAGTATGATGTATTTTTGAGTTTTAGAGGGGAGGATACCCGTACGAATTTTGTCGATCATCTTTATGCAGGTTTAGTTGCAAATGGATTTCATACATTTAGAGATGATGAGCAACTTGAACGTGGAGGGGAGATTGCATCTCAACTCTTAGATGCTATTGAAGAATCACGTGTTTTTATAGTAGTTTTCTCTGAGAACTATGCTGATTCCCGATGGTGTTTAAATGAATTACTGGCTATTATTGATACAATGGCACGCGATGTTAGCAAAATTGTTTTGCCCATTTTCTATCATGTGAATCCTTCAGATGTACGACATCAGAGGGGAAGTTATGCCACAAGGCATACTTCTCCCGTTGAAGACGCAGACGATGATGAAGTTGCGATGATAGAGGACTGGAAATATGCTTTGACTGAAGTAGCCAATTTTAGTGGATATCCTGTGGACCCAAATAC ACATGAATTCCAGCttcttgaaaatattattagtgAGATTTCATCTCGCATAAATCGTGGACCTTTACATGTCGGCACAAACCTGGTTGGGGTGGATATACGTCTGAATGAAATAAAGAAGTTGATGAGCATTAAGTCAAAAGACGTTCCAGAAGATGTTCCAGAAGATGTTCTCATGGTGGGGATATGTGGACTTGATGGAGTAGGCAAGTCCACAATGGCTAAACTTATTTATAATGAACTCTGTGATGAATTTAAGAGCAAAAGCTTTCTGGACAAAGTTGGAGACGTTTCCAAAGGCCCTCATGGTCTACTGGATTTGCAACAACAACTTCTTTGTGATATCTCACCCAGAggagaacaaaaaataagtacTCTTGATCAAGGAATTCGTGTGTTACAGAGAAAGCTTCGCTGTGAAAAGGTTCTTCTTGTCATTGATGGTGTGAATGCTAAGGAGCAATTAGAAAAGTTAGCTGGAGGACATGATTGGTTTGCTGAAGGAAGTAGAAtttttataacatctagagatAAAAGTTTGCTGGAGCACAAAGTGGATAAGTTATATGAGCTTCCAGAATTAAATAGGTGCGAAGCTCTTGAACTCTTCAGTTGGCATGCTCTTGGTCGAAGTTTTCCAAATgttgatttttataatatttcccGACATTTCGTAGAGTATTGTCAAGGTCTTCCCTTAGCTCTCAAAGTATTGGGTAATTTTCTATGCAATAAGCAACACAATGAATGGGAAAGAGAGTTAAGTAACCTTGATAAAGAACCTAACGTGGAAATTTTAGATGTGTTTAAAGTAAGTTTTGATGGACTACCATTAACTTCTAAGGCAATATTCCTTGACATTGCATGTTTCTTTAAAGGAGAGTAtaaagattttattataaaaatactaaagagTCATGATTTTGATGCGGAGGGTGGAATAAGATTTCTCCAAAATAGGTGTCTTCTAACAATTTCAAATGGGAAGGTTGGCATGCATAATTTGATACAAAAATTGGGTCATAAAATCGTGCGTGATGAAAGTCTCAGGGACAAAGGTATACGCAGCCGATTGTGGCATCATATAGATGTACAAGATGTATTGGAGGAAAGGATGAAG GGGACCAAGTCAATTGAAGGCATATTCCTAGATTTATTAAAACTAGACAACATAAATTTATCTACTCAAGCAATGACAGATATGACTCTACTTCGATTGCTCAAAATTTTCTTGGGTTCTGAAGTTGTTTCTGGTGAAGAGGATTGCAAAGTGTCCATTACTAGTGATTTTAAATTTCCTTCAGGGAATTTATGCTATCTCTATTGGCATGGATACCCTTTGAATTCTTTGCCGTCAAATTTTGACCCTGCGAAACTAGTGGAACTCAACATGCCGTATAGCAACATAAGAAAATTTGGGTTAGGGAAAATG GTTTCCAATCTAACAGCCATCATTCTCAGTCACTCTAAAGACCTCGCAATGGTCTCAAACTTTTCCAGCACCCCAAATTTGGAGAAACTAATTCTTGAAGGTTGCACAAGCTTGCGCGAGATTGACCCATCTATTGGAGATCTGGAAAGGCTTGGTTTGTTAGATTTGAAAGAGTGCAAGTCACTGGGTAGTCTTCCAGACAGCATCTGCAACTTGAAATCTCTTAAAACTCTTTATCTTAGTGGCTGTTCAGAACTCAACGGTTTGCCCAAAGACTTGGGAAACATGACACATCTAACTGAGCTTTATGCCAATAGAACAGCTACAGGAGCTCCCCCTTCTCCAATTCGTCGGATAAGAGAATTTCTAATACGGCCCTTTAGTGGATTACAAGGGGAAAGAGCTTACCCATCATTGTCTTCTTTACCAGGTTTATCCCTCTTAAGGGAATTAGATCTAAGTGATTGTTATTGGTGGGATGCAGAAATACCCGATGATTTTTGGCGCTTATATTCATTGGAAAAGTTAAATCTGAGTGGAAACCCTATTACAATCATGCCAGCAAGCATCAAAGAACTTTCGAGGCTAAAAGTTCTTGTGTTGGGGCGTTGCAAGAGGCTCCAATCACTTCCGAAACTTCCACCAAGTCTGCAAGAACTGGATGCACACGAATGTGTATCATTAAGTTATGTTGTGgaggtctctctctctctctctctctctctctctctctaa